In Pseudoalteromonas nigrifaciens, the sequence CTTATTAAAACAATCGCCAACGGCGTTTTTTCTGCCTGTTTTGATAAACCCACTGTAACTTTACTTCAGTGGTGGCTATGACTTTTGCAGTATTACTATCAAATAATTCAAATGATAAGCTCTGCTCAGAGTCAAATGCATAATTAAAAACGCCGTGTTGCTGCTTAAGCCAACATTGCATAATATATTTTGAGGTAGCGTCTCGTAAGCAGTAGTTACCTATTGTGGGCTGCTGCCATGATAAAACCACTTCAGTATAACAGTGGCGGCCTTCACGTAGTGCCACGCAGGTATTAGGTATTGCACTAAGTGCGGTTACCTCTTGGGGCACCTCGGCGAGTAAACTGCCAGGGTAAGCTAATAGTAAATAACACCAGCGTCTAAAATACATAACGCACGCCTAGCTTGGCTTTGTGTTGGTACCCTTGAGAAATAATAGGGCTGTCGTCAATTTCTTTAGAAAATAAAGTCGTTAACCAGCCGGCTAAAAACACCCAGTCTTGGTTAAGCGGGTACTCAGCATGAAACTCAAGCATAATGCTGCTGCTGGCATTGGTTTTATAGGCAGGACGCAGCAAGGTAACTTCACTTTGCTCAATACCAAAATAATAGTTAGTAAAGTCAGCAGAGTAGGCACTAAAGCCTATGCCTGAGCGAAACTCCCAGTTACGCCAAGGTTGTATTTTGCTAAAAAAAGAATTAAATACCCAGCCATTGTGGGCGTTTGAAATGTCATGCAAAAATTCAATAGAAACCTGTGAGCCATCAAATCTGTGGGTAAATCTAAGGCCTGTATTAAAGTCATACTTACGCTTTTTAATGCCGCGTAATTCCTCAACCACACCATTGTTATAAAACCCCAAGCCTTTTTGACCAAACCCAGCTTGGGCGTTAGCACCGATTATATCGAGCTCCCAATTATATTTGTTAATTAGACTGTAGCCTATAACAAGGCCGCCGCTGAGTTGGTTATGGTCATAATCGAGATAAAAGTTATCAAAAGAAACCGCAAGGCTGAGATCTAATTCAATACCATCGTCATAGGAGTCCATGCCGATAAGGTAAGAGTCTTCAATATAATAACCAGTACCGGCGCTCCAGTCCCATGCAAAGCCTTGAATAGGCTCTAAGGTGTTATCAGCATAATAGCGGTTACTGGCAGTACTATGGGCACTAAATACACAGGCAAATAATAAGCAGGTGTAACATAAAAAATAGCTAAGTATTGAGTGCTTCATCCTTGGAACCTAAATAAGTAATGATTATAAAGCGTAGTATATTGTTAAACGTTCCTTTAAACCTGTAAAAAAATGTAGTGTTTAACTTACGCTTATATCACTTTAATTTTGTCGATTAATATACTGCTTAAATAAAACTGCATCATTGGTGCTAAAGCACTTATTTCTGTGCGAGTACACGGGCCTTGCACTTTAGTCAGTGTGCTAAGCTTGCTCATTGTATTATATTTAGGAATAGTTACCTTTGTATTTGCCTCGGCGCGTGCTAAACGAGCTTGTTCGGTATTTTGCTGGTGGACAAAGGCGACTACTTCAAGTTCATTAGTGATTTTTTGCTCTTCGGTAAAGCTATAAATCAGTGATTCACGATGAAAGCTAGTACTATCTAAAGATGATTTTGCAAACCAAACAACATCACCAGAGGCTTTATGCGTTAAGCGCATGCTAACTTGCGCTAAAATAGTTGCACACTGCTGGGTTGGAAATTGCTGTGCAACTTTAGAGTATAGAGCATAAGGTTGTTTGGGCTGATTTAACGTGTATTTACTATCATCGGTAAATGACAGATCAACTTGATGAATAGCAAGTGTGTAATCACTATCGTTTTTAGTAGTTACTTTTAGTTGTTTGTCATTGAGCGCTTGGCTTATTTGCGCCAGTAAAGTGTCGGTTACACTTACTCTGTCGGTAACAATTTTAACCGTTTGGTTTTTCATTACTTTATGAGCTGGTAATTGCACTGACTTTACTTTAGGCGAGGTGTGTTGTGCCTCATACTCCAGTTGGTATGTTTGGCTTTTTAACATTGGCTTTAAGGGCATT encodes:
- a CDS encoding MipA/OmpV family protein; translated protein: MKHSILSYFLCYTCLLFACVFSAHSTASNRYYADNTLEPIQGFAWDWSAGTGYYIEDSYLIGMDSYDDGIELDLSLAVSFDNFYLDYDHNQLSGGLVIGYSLINKYNWELDIIGANAQAGFGQKGLGFYNNGVVEELRGIKKRKYDFNTGLRFTHRFDGSQVSIEFLHDISNAHNGWVFNSFFSKIQPWRNWEFRSGIGFSAYSADFTNYYFGIEQSEVTLLRPAYKTNASSSIMLEFHAEYPLNQDWVFLAGWLTTLFSKEIDDSPIISQGYQHKAKLGVRYVF
- a CDS encoding DUF3019 domain-containing protein yields the protein MYFRRWCYLLLAYPGSLLAEVPQEVTALSAIPNTCVALREGRHCYTEVVLSWQQPTIGNYCLRDATSKYIMQCWLKQQHGVFNYAFDSEQSLSFELFDSNTAKVIATTEVKLQWVYQNRQKKRRWRLF